A stretch of Zymoseptoria tritici IPO323 chromosome 1, whole genome shotgun sequence DNA encodes these proteins:
- a CDS encoding Endopolyphosphatase, Ppn1p-related protein (Endopolyphosphatase, Ppn1p-related): MRGLTGAVTAVLVAQTWAAPPVQYPLVQHLSEGSTTGQQYEVEKKRPLHGRFLQITDFHPDRFYQIYSSTDSDSACHRGHGPAGIYGAETSECDSPIALVNKTMEWVAKEFKDKIDFVIWTGDSARHDNDDALPRTASQVLGLNTFMVQKMAEVFGKHNNDGDEDRNPNNDFIIPIVPNLGNNDILPHNILSKGPNRWTREYSSLWRQFIPESQAHSFQQGGWFYVEVIPHRLAVFSLNTLYFFESNAAADGCSVRSEPGYQQMEWLRIQLQFMRDRGMKAILIGHVPPVRQEAKTSWDETCWQKYTLWTRQFRDVIVSSHYGHFNYDHFMLQDFKELKKDTKKGRMKAAEARAQDDSDEVSPLVKTDYFIQLRDQWSSLPSPPTKSKSSDFLDTLFGKKKKAKKEFRRAEKKYIKKIGGPYAERFSASFVSASVVPNLFPTMRVFEYNTTGLDTLNTMAAIPAPAPFEYDTSDVEIERKKKHKKKKYKFVVPDGPDEDAGPGPAYLMQPLSLIRYTQYFANLTFINNDFSNHTDEDAVEAEKWHEGKHKGKKPRHEPDPRAFGYEEFYDTRDDDVYRLEDLTMGNLLDLARRIGDFVPEEDIDASAEPKLDVRDDDEAEGEDEGDDELDNDSEESSSGGKKHKKHKKKKGKHGKKHKKKKHDHEKENEAWFTFIHRAYVATMEREEIEE; the protein is encoded by the exons ATGCGAGGTCTCACGGGAGCTGTCACTGCGGTGCTGGTCGCGCAGACTTGGGCTGCTCCACCCGTCCAGTATCCGCTGGTGCAACATCTATCAGAAGGCAGCACGACTGGACAACAGTacgaggtggagaagaaaCGACCGCTGCATGGGAGGTTTCTACAAATAACAG ACTTCCATCCCGACCGCTTCTATCAGATCTACTCCTCCaccgactccgactccgccTGCCACCGTGGCCACGGCCCAGCAGGAATTTACGGCGCCGAGACCTCCGAATGCGACAGTCCCATCGCGCTGGTCAACAAAACGATGGAATGGGTCGCAAAGGAGTTCAAAGACAAGATCGACTTCGTGATCTGGACCGGCGACTCCGCCCGGCACGACAATGACGATGCCCTCCCTCGAACTGCCTCTCAAGTCCTCGGTCTGAACACATTCATGGTCCAGAAGATGGCAGAAGTCTTCGGCAAACACAACAACGACGGTGATGAGGACCGGAATCCTAACAACGACTTTATAATCCCTATCGTCCCAAACCTAGGAAACAACGATATTCTCCCCCACAATATCCTCTCCAAAGGTCCTAACCGTTGGACACGCGAGTACTCCAGTCTTTGGCGTCAATTCATCCCGGAATCTCAGGCCCACTCCTTTCAGCAAGGAGGATGGTTCTACGTCGAAGTCATCCCGCATCGCCTGGCGGTCTTCAGCCTCAATACGCTTTACTTCTTCGAGTCTAATGCCGCCGCAGACGGCTGTTCCGTGCGTTCCGAGCCGGGATATCAACAGATGGAGTGGTTGCGGATCCAACTGCAGTTCATGCGAGATCGCGGGATGAAAGCGATTCTCATCGGACATGTGCCACCGGTCAGACAGGAAGCCAAGACGAGCTGGGACGAGACGTGTTGGCAGAAGTATACTCTGTGGACACGGCAGTTCAGAGATGTCATTGTGAGCAGTCACTATGGGCATTTCAATTATGATCATTTCATGTTACAGGACTTTAAGGAACTGAAGAAGGATACGAAGAAGGGGAGAATGAAGGCTGCGGAGGCGAGAGCCCaggacgacagcgacgaggTCTCACCCCTGGTGAAGACGGATTACTTCATCCAGCTCCGCGATCAGTGGtcctccctcccatcccCTCCCACGAAGTCCAAGTCCTCCGATTTCCTCGACACCCTCTTCGGCAAGAAAAAGAAAGCAAAAAAGGAATTCCGCCGCGCCGAGAAGAAATACATCAAAAAAATCGGCGGCCCCTACGCCGAACGCTTTTCCGCTTCTTTTGTCTCCGCCAGTGTCGTGCCGAACCTTTTCCCCACGATGCGGGTTTTCGAGTACAACACCACCGGTCTGGACACGTTGAACACCATGGCCGCCATCCCTGCACCTGCACCCTTTGAGTACGACACCAGCGACGTGGAAatcgagaggaagaagaaacacaagaagaagaaataCAAGTTCGTCGTTCCCGATGGACCGGACGAGGATGCGGGCCCGGGACCGGCGTATCTGATGCAGCCGCTCAGTTTGATCCGGTATACGCAATACTTTGCGAATTTGACGTTTATCAATAACGACTTCTCGAATCACACCGATGAGGACGCTGTGGAGGCAGAGAAGTGGCACGAAGGCAAACACAAAGGCAAGAAACCCAGGCATGAACCGGATCCGAGGGCGTTTGGATATGAGGAATTTTACGACACGAGGGATGACGATGTGTATCGGTTGGAGGATTTGACGATGGGCAATCTGCTCGATctggcgaggaggattggGGATTTTGTTCCCGAGGAAGATATCGACGCTTCGGCGGAACCGAAGTTGGATGTtcgcgatgatgatgaggctgaaggcgaggacgagggtgATGATGAGCTTGACAACGACAGCGAAGAGTCAAGTAGCGGTGGCAAGAAACACAAGAAacacaagaagaagaaggggaagCACGGCAAGAAacacaagaagaagaagcatgATCATGAAAAGGAGAATGAGGCGTGGTTTACGTTTATTCACCGGGCGTATGTGGCTacgatggagagggaggagattgaggag